A genomic region of Phragmites australis chromosome 2, lpPhrAust1.1, whole genome shotgun sequence contains the following coding sequences:
- the LOC133909164 gene encoding fructokinase-like 1, chloroplastic yields MTMAASAFLLPSFFPKLTLLAAPLHRSSSRGLHLRCSPNGAAVPESPKPASRRGRKKSPSPSTPKAKATRRRTKKADQESDSEGEEEPAKRTIRRTRKSKQETKQEEVEAQAAIHGTEKTNREAEEEDGVDLESDNDDGVDFSNEWPPLVCCFGAPRWEFVPTVRVSDRQMHPDQYSTWRHLQWEPPEFARAPGSAASNVAIAISRLGGRAAVLGKVGDDDFGRELVYRMNCERVQTRAIRFDGKAATATARMKVGFRDREDGNGGTKLVAETVKCSAEDSLRKTEVNLDVLKEARMFHFNSEVLLTPSMHDTLFRAIELSKKFGSKVFFDLNLPLPLWTSRDETKEVIKRAWKEADIIEVSRDELEFLLDHEYYEYKRNTPPQYYLEGFHFTRNWPQYYHYTPEEIAPIWHDGIKILLVTYGTLRIHYYTPKFHGCVVGTEDALITPYTTDRTGSGDAVVAAAIRKLTSCPEMYEDQDILERQLRFAVAAGIISQWTIGAVRGFPTESAAQNLKEQVYVPSMW; encoded by the exons ATGACCATGGCCGCCTCCGCCTTCCTCCTACCATCGTTTTTCCCCAAGCTCACTCTCCTCGCCGCGCCCCTCCACCGCAGTTCCTCAAGAGGGCTCCACCTCCGCTGCTCTCCCAATGGCGCCGCCGTGCCAGAATCCCCCAAACCCGCCTCTCGCCGCGGCCGCAAGAAGTCCCCGTCCCCGTCGACGCCAAAGGCGAAGGCGACAAGGCGTCGAACCAAGAAGGCAGACCAGGAGTCGGATTCTGAGGGTGAGGAGGAGCCGGCGAAGCGGACCATCCGCCGGACAAGGAAGTCCAAGCAAGAGACCAAGCAGGAGGAAGTGGAGGCCCAGGCGGCGATCCACGGAACGGAGAAGACGAATCGAGAGGCCGAAGAGGAGGATGGGGTGGATCTGGAGAGCGACAACGACGACGGGGTGGATTTCTCGAACGAATGGCCGCCGCTGGTGTGCTGCTTCGGCGCGCCGCGGTGGGAGTTCGTGCCCACGGTGCGGGTGTCGGACAGACAGATGCACCCCGACCAGTACTCCACGTGGCGGCACCTGCAGTGGGAGCCCCCGGAGTTCGCGCGCGCGCCTGGGAGCGCGGCGAGCAACGTGGCCATCGCGATCTCCCGGCTCGGCGGGCGAGCCGCGGTGCTGGGTAAGGTCGGCGACGACGACTTCGGCCGCGAGCTTGTCTACCGCATGAACTGCGAGCGGGTGCAGACACGCGCCATCAGATTCGACGGCAAAGCGGCCACGGCCACCGCGCGCATGAAGGTGGGCTTCCGGGACCGGGAGGACGGCAATGGCGGCACGAAACTTGTGGCCGAGACAGTGAAGTGCTCTGCCGAGGACTCGCTCCGCAAGACCGAGGTCAATTTAGATGTGTTGAAAGAG GCCAGAATGTTCCATTTCAATTCAGAAGTCCTATTAACTCCCTCAATGCACGACACACTATTCAGAGCCATTGAGCTGTCCAAGAAATTTGGAAGTAAAGTATTCTTTGATCTCAATTTGCCATTGCCATTGTGGACTTCAAGAGACGAGACGAAGGAGGTGATAAAGAGGGCATGGAAAGAGGCTGATATCATAGAGGTGTCAAGGGATGAGCTGGAATTCCTCCTTGATCATGAGTACTATGAATACAAGAGGAACACTCCACCTCAGTATTATTTGGAAGGTTTTCATTTCACAAGAAACTGGCCACAGTACTACCACTACACCCCTGAAGAGATCGCTCCTATCTGGCATGATGGGATAAAGATCTTGCTTGTGACCTATGGGACACTTCGGATCCACTACTACACGCCCAAATTTCATGGCTGTGTGGTTGGGACAGAGGACGCGCTCATAACTCCATACACAACTGACCGAACAGGCTCTGGGGatgctgttgttgctgctgctattaGGAAGTTGACAAGTTGTCCTGAGATGTATGAGGATCAGGATATATTGGAGAGGCAACTAAGgtttgctgttgctgctggaaTCATATCACAGTGGACAATTGGTGCCGTGCGAGGGTTTCCTACTGAGAGTGCCGCCCAGAACTTGAAGGAACAGGTCTATGTGCCTTCTATGTGGTGA
- the LOC133909163 gene encoding O-fucosyltransferase 19-like isoform X1, with protein sequence MAASSSSSSMAPSSASSSPVLSGTYRRRLTDVERDAVDDVSPCDGSDDDDGGGSGPRGHSAGVAGVRALFFFRRNKRASVVDRAWVRSAVACLLGLAMVVALLSSHRVGNGGGRLVWRVDAGDGEVLGWREENLTVVARRPTDPPVSTEVLSPLTAQITQIWMNPDSEGYTKCIERPKKHYRTNSATAGYIIVDANGGLNQMRMGISDMVAVAKLMNATLVIPTLDHKSFWTDPSDFKDIFDVDHFKETLADDIMIVDSLPPAYKRLKPYIRAPTSWARASYYRAFARTLKKAKVVKFTHTDSRIVNNGLPPSIQRLRCRANYEALRYKQEIEELGNTLVDRLRNGSNHYIALHLRYEKDMLSFTGCSHNLTHQETEELREMRLKVRHWKEKEINSKEKRLHGGCPMTPREAALFLKAMGYPSSTKIYIVAGEIYGVHSMDALKAEYPNVYTHYSLATVNELESLKLYQNRLAAVDYNVALQSDVFMYTYDGNMAKAVQGHRRYEGFRKTIKPDRKKIVELIDKLDEGTINWNEFESEVKMHHENRLGGPYQRFSGRSPRQEEYFYANPLPGCLCKKDTGLSDMNLL encoded by the exons ATGgccgcgtcgtcgtcgtcgtcgtccatgGCAccctcctcggcgtcctccaGCCCCGTGCTGTCCGGGACGTACCGGCGCCGCCTCACCGACGTCGAGCGGGACGCGGTCGACGACGTGAGCCCGTGCGACggcagcgacgacgacgacggcggcggcagcgggccCCGCGGACACAGCGCCGGCGTGGCGGGTGTCAGGGCGCTGTTCTTCTTCAGGAGGAACAAGCGGGCGTCCGTGGTCGACCGGGCCTGGGTGAGGAGCGCGGTGGCGTGCCTGCTCGGCCTCGCCATGGTCGTCGCTCTCCTAAGCTCGCACCGAGTGGGCAACGGCGGCGGGAGGCTTGTGTGGAGGGtggacgccggcgacggcgaggtgCTGGGGTGGAGGGAGGAGAACCTGACCGTCGTAGCTCGCCGTCCGACCGACCCGCCGGTAAGCACCGAAGTACTCTCGCCGTTGACTGCTCAG ATAACCcagatatggatgaatccggaTAGCGAGGGCTACACAAAATGCATTGAACGCCCAAAAAAACATTACA GAACAAACAGTGCAACAGCTGGTTATATCATTGTTGATGCCAATGGTGGACTGAACCAGATGAGAATGGGA ATAAGCGATATGGTTGCAGTTGCTAAGCTCATGAATGCCACCCTAGTAATCCCTACTCTGGATCATAAATCATTCTGGACTGATCCAAG TGATTTCAAAGATATATTTGATGTGGATCACTTCAAGGAAACTTTAGCAGATGACATCATGATTGTGGATTCCTTGCCACCAGCTTACAAAAGATTGAAACCCTATATTAGAGCACCCACATCCTGGGCCAGG GCTTCTTATTACAGAGCTTTTGCAAGGACATTGAAGAAGGCCAAAGTTGTGAAATTCACACATACAGATTCACGGATTGTTAACAATGGTCTCCCTCCTTCTATCCAACGACTCCGTTGCCGAGCAAATTACGAGGCACTAAGATACAAGCAAGAAATTGAAGAGCTAGGTAATACTCTAGTCGATAGACTGAGGAATGGGTCCAACCATTATATCGCACTTCACTTAAG ATACGAGAAGGACATGCTCTCATTTACCGGCTGCAGCCACAACCTAACACATCAAGAGACAGAGGAACTGAGAGAGATGCGACTCAAGGTGCGGCACTGGAAAGAGAAGGAAATCAACAGTAAAGAGAAGCGACTCCATGGTGGCTGCCCTATGACTCCTCGTGAAGCAGCTCTTTTCCTTAAAGCTATGGGTTATCCTTCCAGCACGAAGATCTACATTGTAGCAGGTGAAATATATGGTGTACATAGCATGGATGCATTGAAGGCTGAGTATCCAAACGTGTATACACATTATAGTCTGGCAACAGTAAATGAATTAGAGTCTCTCAAGCTGTACCAAAACAGACTAGCGGCTGTGGACTACAATGTAGCCCTCCAGAGTGATGTTTTTATGTATACATATGATGGGAATATGGCCAAAGCAGTCCAGGGTCACAGAAGATATGAAGGATTCCGAAAAACCATTAAACCTGACAG gAAGAAGATTGTGGAGCTCATTGACAAGCTTGATGAAGGTACAATAAATTGGAATGAATTTGAAAGTGAAgtgaagatgcatcatgaaaaCAGACTTGGAGGTCCATATCAGAGGTTTTCTGGTCGAAGTCCAAGGCAAGAGGAGTACTTTTATGCAAATCCTCTTCCAGGGTGCTTGTGCAAAAAAGACACAGGATTAAGTGACATGAACTTACTCTAA
- the LOC133909163 gene encoding O-fucosyltransferase 19-like isoform X2: MAASSSSSSMAPSSASSSPVLSGTYRRRLTDVERDAVDDVSPCDGSDDDDGGGSGPRGHSAGVAGVRALFFFRRNKRASVVDRAWVRSAVACLLGLAMVVALLSSHRVGNGGGRLVWRVDAGDGEVLGWREENLTVVARRPTDPPITQIWMNPDSEGYTKCIERPKKHYRTNSATAGYIIVDANGGLNQMRMGISDMVAVAKLMNATLVIPTLDHKSFWTDPSDFKDIFDVDHFKETLADDIMIVDSLPPAYKRLKPYIRAPTSWARASYYRAFARTLKKAKVVKFTHTDSRIVNNGLPPSIQRLRCRANYEALRYKQEIEELGNTLVDRLRNGSNHYIALHLRYEKDMLSFTGCSHNLTHQETEELREMRLKVRHWKEKEINSKEKRLHGGCPMTPREAALFLKAMGYPSSTKIYIVAGEIYGVHSMDALKAEYPNVYTHYSLATVNELESLKLYQNRLAAVDYNVALQSDVFMYTYDGNMAKAVQGHRRYEGFRKTIKPDRKKIVELIDKLDEGTINWNEFESEVKMHHENRLGGPYQRFSGRSPRQEEYFYANPLPGCLCKKDTGLSDMNLL, from the exons ATGgccgcgtcgtcgtcgtcgtcgtccatgGCAccctcctcggcgtcctccaGCCCCGTGCTGTCCGGGACGTACCGGCGCCGCCTCACCGACGTCGAGCGGGACGCGGTCGACGACGTGAGCCCGTGCGACggcagcgacgacgacgacggcggcggcagcgggccCCGCGGACACAGCGCCGGCGTGGCGGGTGTCAGGGCGCTGTTCTTCTTCAGGAGGAACAAGCGGGCGTCCGTGGTCGACCGGGCCTGGGTGAGGAGCGCGGTGGCGTGCCTGCTCGGCCTCGCCATGGTCGTCGCTCTCCTAAGCTCGCACCGAGTGGGCAACGGCGGCGGGAGGCTTGTGTGGAGGGtggacgccggcgacggcgaggtgCTGGGGTGGAGGGAGGAGAACCTGACCGTCGTAGCTCGCCGTCCGACCGACCCGCCG ATAACCcagatatggatgaatccggaTAGCGAGGGCTACACAAAATGCATTGAACGCCCAAAAAAACATTACA GAACAAACAGTGCAACAGCTGGTTATATCATTGTTGATGCCAATGGTGGACTGAACCAGATGAGAATGGGA ATAAGCGATATGGTTGCAGTTGCTAAGCTCATGAATGCCACCCTAGTAATCCCTACTCTGGATCATAAATCATTCTGGACTGATCCAAG TGATTTCAAAGATATATTTGATGTGGATCACTTCAAGGAAACTTTAGCAGATGACATCATGATTGTGGATTCCTTGCCACCAGCTTACAAAAGATTGAAACCCTATATTAGAGCACCCACATCCTGGGCCAGG GCTTCTTATTACAGAGCTTTTGCAAGGACATTGAAGAAGGCCAAAGTTGTGAAATTCACACATACAGATTCACGGATTGTTAACAATGGTCTCCCTCCTTCTATCCAACGACTCCGTTGCCGAGCAAATTACGAGGCACTAAGATACAAGCAAGAAATTGAAGAGCTAGGTAATACTCTAGTCGATAGACTGAGGAATGGGTCCAACCATTATATCGCACTTCACTTAAG ATACGAGAAGGACATGCTCTCATTTACCGGCTGCAGCCACAACCTAACACATCAAGAGACAGAGGAACTGAGAGAGATGCGACTCAAGGTGCGGCACTGGAAAGAGAAGGAAATCAACAGTAAAGAGAAGCGACTCCATGGTGGCTGCCCTATGACTCCTCGTGAAGCAGCTCTTTTCCTTAAAGCTATGGGTTATCCTTCCAGCACGAAGATCTACATTGTAGCAGGTGAAATATATGGTGTACATAGCATGGATGCATTGAAGGCTGAGTATCCAAACGTGTATACACATTATAGTCTGGCAACAGTAAATGAATTAGAGTCTCTCAAGCTGTACCAAAACAGACTAGCGGCTGTGGACTACAATGTAGCCCTCCAGAGTGATGTTTTTATGTATACATATGATGGGAATATGGCCAAAGCAGTCCAGGGTCACAGAAGATATGAAGGATTCCGAAAAACCATTAAACCTGACAG gAAGAAGATTGTGGAGCTCATTGACAAGCTTGATGAAGGTACAATAAATTGGAATGAATTTGAAAGTGAAgtgaagatgcatcatgaaaaCAGACTTGGAGGTCCATATCAGAGGTTTTCTGGTCGAAGTCCAAGGCAAGAGGAGTACTTTTATGCAAATCCTCTTCCAGGGTGCTTGTGCAAAAAAGACACAGGATTAAGTGACATGAACTTACTCTAA
- the LOC133909166 gene encoding reticulon-like protein B12, producing the protein MDSPGRSCGLFGAQRSLHDLLGGGTVADVALWRRKEVAGGLLAAVVASWALFYCVPGYTLLSFVPQVLMILLTVLFFWAKAARLLNRTPPPVPLMKISEDSMSEAAKTVGNFMNKVLQDFENIALGKDSSLFYKVAFVLFLTSIAGRLTDLITLVYTSVVIALTIPALLEKSEEHIDRFFKKASIYVQACWRACEECKPKVKNGISEKTKLC; encoded by the exons ATGGACTCCCCAGGCAGAAGTTGCGGGCTGTTCGGCGCCCAGAGATCGCTGCATGACCTCCTCGGCGGCGGCACCG TGGCGGATGTGGCTCTGTGGAGGAGAAAGGAGGTGGCCGGCGGGTTGCTGGCCGCGGTGGTGGCGTCCTGGGCACTCTTCTACTGCGTGCCCGGCTACACGCTGCTCTCCTTCGTGCCCCAGGTGCTTATGATCCTGCTCACCGTCCTCTTCTTCTGGGCCAAGGCTGCTCGGCTGCTCAACAG GACTCCCCCACCTGTTCCATTGATGAAAATCTCTGAAGATTCAATGAGTGAAGCGGCAAAAACAGTGGGTAACTTCATGAATAAGGTGCTCCAGGATTTTGAAAATATTGCACTTGGGAAGGACTCCAGCCTCTTCTACAAAGTGGCTTTTGTCTTGTTCTTGACCTCCATAGCTGGCCGATTGACTGATCTTATCACTTTGGTATATACAA GTGTTGTTATTGCTCTCACGATCCCTGCATTGCTGGAGAAATCCGAAGAACACATTGATAGGTTCTTCAAGAAAGCTTCGATATATGTTCAGGCATGTTGGCGAGCGTGCGAAGAATGTAAACCCAAGGTGAAGAACGGGATATCGGAAAAGACGAAGCTGTGTTGA
- the LOC133909165 gene encoding putative ataxin-3 homolog, with protein MEAASNGGLLYHEVQEGKLCAVHCVNTALQGPFFSEFDLAALAADLDQRERQVMLEGGAATAAAGDFLAEGEGSHNVSLGGDFSIQVLQKALEVWDLQVIPLDSPAAGSSLFDPELEAAFICHLQDHWFCIRKVNGEWYNFNSLYPAPEHLSKFYLSAFIDTLKGSGWSIFAVRGNFPKECPMATEGSNGFGQWLTPDDARKITASCNQVETPIQQANTSRLGDQSEGISEMDMIAAQQEEADLNAAIAASLMETGGLFASYDAHQEDSKSQDAPVEVASGTMSEDSDQEEADKLEPSEPPSENTQESASGSNTRGVASLKRKEPAEED; from the exons ATGGAAGCGGCGAGCAACGGGGGCCTGCTGTACCACGAGGTGCAGGAGGGGAAGCTGTGCGCCGTGCACTGCGTCAACACCGCCCTGCAGGGGCCCTTCTTCTCCGAGTTCGACCtcgccgcgctcgccgccgaCCTCGACCAGCGGGAGCGCCAGGTCATGCTCGAGGGTGGcgcggccaccgccgccgctgggGACTTCCTCGCGGAGGGCGAGGGATCCCACAACGTCTCCCTCGGCGGAGATTTCAGCATCCAG GTTTTGCAAAAGGCACTGGAGGTTTGGGACCTCCAGGTTATTCCCCTTGACTCCCCAGCTGCAGGTTCATCCCTATTTGACCCTGAGCTGGAAGCTGCTTTCATCTGCCATCTGCAGGACCACTGGTTCTGCATCAGGAAGGTGAATGGGGAGTGGTACAACTTTAACAGCCTCTACCCTGCTCCCGAGCACTTGTCGAAGTTTTACCTTTCAGCTTTCATCGACACCCTGAAGGGGTCGGGCTGGAGTATCTTTGCAGTTAGAGGTAATTTCCCGAAGGAGTGCCCTATGGCAACGGAAGGCTCTAATGGTTTTGGGCAGTGGCTTACTCCTGATGATGCCCGGAAGATAACAGCCTCATGTAACCAGGTGGAAACACCTATTCAGCAGGCAAATACCTCTCGACTTGGTGATCAATCAGAAGGCATTAGTGAAATGGACATGATTGCAGCGCAGCAGGAAGAGGCGGATCTGAATGCTGCGATAGCTGCTAGCTTGATGGAGACCGGGGGTCTGTTTGCCAGCTATGATGCACATCAAGAAGATAGCAAGTCACAGGATGCTCCTGTAGAAGTAGCCTCGGGCACAATGAGCGAAGATAGTGACCAGGAAGAAGCTGATAAGTTGGAACCAAGCGAGCCTCCCAGTGAGAACACCCAGGAGTCTGCTTCAGGAAGTAACACAAGGGGGGTTGCTTCTTTAAAGAGAAAAGAACCAGCGGAAGAAGATTAG